Part of the Engraulis encrasicolus isolate BLACKSEA-1 chromosome 1, IST_EnEncr_1.0, whole genome shotgun sequence genome, tatttgtttgtttatttgtttgtacaGAGGGCAGAAGTACACCATTCCTCCGCTCTGAGAAGTAAGTATGTCTCTCAAggaagagcaacacacacacacacacacacacacacacacacacacacacacacacacacacacacacacacgtgtcacacgTGTCATACGTGTTTTGGCCTATCAGCTGACAAGTccattcgtgtgtgtctgtgtgtgcttgtgtttagaCTCCAGGGATATCGTGTACAATGCTTGGTTTTGCACGAAAAACTTTTTTTATCTCTTATCGCAAATGTTCAGATGTACCAAGACTAAgactccccatgggcatgcaagcccatatgtggggcgTTAAGCGAGGCGTTGGAAACGCTTGAGGAAAAAAGTTGGGGGGGtcacactaatgtgtgtgtgtgtgtctgtctgtctgtctgtctgtgtctgtctgcaggatTAGTTTGCAAGAGGAGGTGACTGTTCAAGTGTCCTGTCTGCTGCAGCTGTTTGACAGGTAACTGCCATTTTAcacacgttacattacattacacttttatccaatgtGTCTTACagttatatctgtctgtctgtctgtctatctaggtGTTTGGGCTGCAGTGCGGGGTCGTGTAGTGTATTGACGCGGCGTGATGGACGTGTTTTCCACGTGACACAACAGTGCTGGACCTGCCAGATCATCGTGGAATGGGACAGTCACACAGCTGACTCAGGCACAGCCAACAAgcaacaggtgaacacacacacacacacacgcacacacagacaccaaacgACATGTACGTATATCAGCACGCCTGACACGGACACAGCCAACAAACAACACGTGAAAGCACACACCAAATGTCAGGTAGATGGATTGATagacagatggatagatggattcTTGTCTGAAGATCTATGATTAAAACATTGCTATCAGCAATAAATTAaatcttttgcaagcagtgtagGAACGACCACTGAACCGAAAGCAAATCTCTCTTGCTTTGTCCtgcaggagggaagaggagagggaggaggagaaagaggagtggtGGAAATCAAGGAGGAATGGGAGGAGATCCAagtccaggaggaggaggaggagcagcccaGAGAGGAGCAGCCCGGGGAGGAGCAGCCCAGAGAGGAGCAGCGCGGGGCGGGCAGGAGGAAgcagcggaggagagaggagagagtggaggaggaggtgataatCTATATACTTGATTTCACTTTTAGTTAGCCGTGGGCTAGATTGGGTTAGATACCAACTTGTGGTGTGTTTCAAACTCCACCCAGTTCTATTACACTTAAAGGTGCATTTCATTCATTGTAAtcacttccagaattcatgctgcccatttacaaatgttgccttgttcatgaatacttgccaccgccatcaaattgtaagtattgtattcattatgactggcatAATTGCAAAAGCAAAAAAGCAAAAGCTTCTCCGTCtaccattttgaatttgaatagtttattatttagtaagtaTTCACAGAGACTGTCTATATAGTAGGAGACTGAAAGTTTCCGTAGGAATTAACGGGGGCAGTTAGTTACGCCAATATGGTGTGTGGTTGCACATATCCTTCCCTTCAGgaaacaagagccaattgccatGAGGCGTCACCAAAATGCCCTCGGAGTGAAATTACTTATGGGAAGGGACTTGGGTATTCATGAAAGGATCAaaattggcagtagacagcacagtttcaatatgcaGCGTCAGggctctacactcgcctccaaaagagttgtcgcctatccatctgtttggaataacagctaataacctgactttcatttaatcacttggcttcagaagtcactcatatgaaagctacaaccctcccgaatgaaaatgtatgtacaaaaataaatttcatgcaccaaagaaagattgaccctttattgaacacagacagggcagattttcacaagacaaaagttttgtcgcctatcgaacataatgtgaaaatgagcagataagtcacttcaaaacacttcaaatacgcagatagggtgtcatacttaatcactgaatcactctcacctctccagaaaatcgactttggccttaggtgtatgtttagggtcattgtaatcatggaaagcaacacaatgaaaatcaatggagttcaatgacagATGGTggcatattcgctattcgtagagcaatgcatgtttaacttcatgatttaatcaatgatagaagccctcaaacacctgcagcatgcatgcagctcctcataagagctgtatctgtaccatgtttcactttatacaccatttctcttttttcatattcttcatctccaacaccatatagttttgatgctatcagttctaaaatggttgatcttgggatcttgacttcagagtatgagtcccattagccttcatttttgtcagaattaggcctgacatactcttggctggcttttttgagacaggacagtgggagagacttctttgtaGTTAAAGGTGAAGGATTTgggaaaaatacatggtgcctaaagtcaaacatgggagggatacagctcttatgtggagctgcatgcatgctgctggtgtgtgagggcttttatcattgattacatcatgaagttaaaaatgtattgctctacgaatagcaaatatgtcaccatctctcattgaactccattgattttcattgtgttgctttccatgattacaatgaccctaaacatacacctaaggccaaagatgattttctggagaggtgagagtgaatcagtgattaagtatgacacccgatctgcgtatttgaagtgttttgaagtgacttatctgctcattttcacattatgttcgataggcgacaaaacttttgtcttgtgaaaatctgccctgtctgtgttcattaaagggtcaatctttctttggtgcatgaaatttatttttgtacatacattttcattcgagagggttgtagctttcatatgagtgacttctgaagccaagtgattaattgaaagtcaggttattagctgttattccaaacagatgggtaggcgacaactcttttggaggcgagtgtagagtgcgaccaatttggtcgcacatgcgcccTAATATTTTAAaagtgtgattaaaaaaaatcagtgcGACCAGCCTTCTTGGGGAAAAAATCACGGAAGACGCAATTCGTTCTGTTGACACTCTCAGTTACAAATGGGGGACAATATTTTTATTGGCAGTTTTGTGAGGGTTGCTGCAAGGGGTacttgactcaaataagcatcggatgactttggacagtgattaattaaactttgaatcctacttagagcccctttaagaaAAGGTTGATACATAACTCGTCTAAAATTTTCTGTGTTTCACTGGAACAGCAGACGCCCCTGGAGACTctggatgaagatgaagaggacgaGGATGCGGTCGAGGGAGAAGGCATATCGGGAAAGCagcgagggaggaagaggaggaggaagaagatgatgaggaggatgagaatgCAGGATATCAATGAACAGGACGATGATGACTATGACGAGGAAGGGGAAGACAATGACGAAGAgtatgatgaggaagaggagaaggtgcAGTGGCTGGAGAAGgccaagaagaggagagaggagatggaccaggtagggggaggtgtgtgtgtgtgtgtgttgggaggtctACAATATGActatattaaatcgtgaatcgtgaaataGAGTTGATTGTCGAGAGTCTGTCAAAGTGGAgaaatttgtttatttatttgtacatgggggaatgcctcttgagagGTCACTTCCTGTTTTCAATAGGGGCGCCTTAAATCTGTACAGTGCAGACAATGCAAGACAAAACATTACtgcacaacacacattcacacactcattcaatcCACAGCTAAGTAAACAGcaaagtcgttttggataaaagtgtcagctaagtgtattgtaatgtatggTGACTCACTCAGTCAGCACATGTAGCAATTTATCTTCACTGGAGTTATTTATTATGTTTCATTTATATCCTCTATTTATCTTAATTCCAtctccccctcacctctctctctctctctctctctctctctctctctctctctctctctctctctctctctctctctcctcttatgaCCAGGACTGGGCTCCGGAAGACGACCAGATGCTTCCGGAATCGGAACGCCGTTCCTCCTGTTCTGAggagtatgatgatgatgatggtgttgatgatgaAGATTGGGAGCGTGAGCTGTGCTCGGAGTGCGGAAAAAAGTTCCGGAATCGACCGGACAAACCGCACGTCTGCCTTCACAAAGCCAAACCAGTGGAATGCCACATATGTGGCAAAAGATGCCTCAacgaacaggtgtgtgtgcgtgcgtgcgtgtgttgattTCATTGTAACAtcttaagtcgctttggataaaggtgtCTGCTTattgtaatgttgtgtgtgtgtgtgtgtgtgtgcgcgctctcgCACAGACTCGAAGTCTCACCTCTGTGTACACagcacatacagttgaggacgatattattagcccccctcctgaaattagacatatctcttcattgttcattgagaatgatcattattaataaatgtatgttattctggaaacaaatacaccatggagatagtatccaataagttaaatttggacttttccattttcacaatgagtttacacaaaaaagtgtaaaaatggcaaggacaaaattaatAGCCCCCAtttcattaatagtcaatacagtgccatttatgaacaaaaaggcactttgattagttgttaagtatgttggcacatgtcctaccagggattttggtccatttttttcattgcaaatagttaagctggtccaaattgcatggatgttgaggatggacattcattttcagcactcttcaaatactatctaaaggattgaggtctgaaccactccatgaccatggttttagtatccttgaagaacatttgaactattttggatgtaagttttgggttattatcttattgaaagatccagtgaagatcttaactccctctatgagcatatttttgcaaggtcactttccacattctatcataattttcagtttttatggtgccgtacacccaaacaaggattcctgtggctgaggctgccacagaatgatgcatccaccaccatgtttaattgtggaaaccatcttataacgattcaaggcctatccctttcttcacctgtcagaagcagaattcatgcatcaaagcaggtgcaattgaatatcgtcagatgaaagcagagacgttcaaaactcatttttgactttcaaatgttcacaggcaaagctcaataacactctgatatgcactgcctttagtaaaggggttcttctgtgatgatggccccaaagcccaatatgatgacaagccctatcaactgtctttcttgggggggaaaaaacctccaggtgaggccaggtcaataacaatcatctaggcaggtgtccaatgcttctttggtataatgaggctaagcagtttccacagttacacatagtggaagggcatcacgtTTAgcctgttattcagcctcagacacagggagtctgggtctgaatctggattgctgggtcttccaacaacattgtaacccaaaacatacatttagattagttcagaggttcttcaaggacactaaaaccatgatattggaatcacccgctcatagtccagtcctcaatcccactgagagtctgtggttaatgtctatgctcagcatccatgcgatttggaccagctagaacactttgcagtaaagaaatgggccaaaatccctagtggggcacgagccaacttaggtagcaacttatcagagcctgttgtcagttttggttcataaatggcgccatattgactattaatgatcagggggctaataattttgtctttgtcatttttgcccttttttgtttaaactcatcgtaacaatagaaaaatccaaattcaactcattgaacattacctccatcagtgtatttgtttccagaataacagaaacggtgaataatggtaattcttactgagaaatcaagagaaatgtctaatttcaggaggggggctaataatattgtcCTCAACTGTAACTGATATGTATctaatgtaattgtgtgtgtgtgtgtgtgtgtgtgtgtgttcgttctcaGGGTCTCAGTGTCCACATAGCCCACTGCCATGAACGAGGACCCCAGTGCAAGTACTGCAACACGACactcaggtaaacacacacacacacacacacacacacacacacacacacacacacacacacacacacacacacacacacacacacacacacacacacacacacacacacacacacacacacacacacacttatcattcTGAAATTTGAAAAGTCATGAAATGTGGTAAATCCAATGAAAGGTTTGAAAAAGTTTCACAGCCTTCTATTAAAGGACCAGttaagtcaatttcaacatgcagttgtaatgctcacactaccctggtcagttttttttttcttgttcttcagccttttccgagatcttggtcattgtaatgggggcagcgctttgtttacatttaaaaacatttttaaaaaaaaatgtattcccaaaaacatctgaaaggttatacaacatcagcagacaactagcaaacaacgGTACCTTTTTGGaatatatttggagtaggcctgtgttaataaaaaaataaaaaaaaggaaacaaacgctgcccccattagaatagctcatatctctcggctctagccgaaaaatgtggcatcaccgggtactgacaagtcaagggtagcgtgagcaatacaactgggAGTCCTAATAACAGCAATACAGCCGGTCTACCAATCCAACCCGCAGTGTGTAAAGTTGCTTGTAACGTAATATTGacagcagtggcggttttagggTGAATGGTATTGGTAAGCAAAACATCTGTAAAGAAGCTGTTCTATTGCATGCTCCCCCAAGAAAGTTTTAGATAAAAATGTTCTTCGATAGTGAATTTTGAGCTGTAGCAACCAAGGGACACTGAAAATGACAACTGCCAACCACCTTCATTACTTCGTGATGGACAGCTGTCATGACTGGTGTGCGGCTAGAGAAGTCTGGGTAACAATTACCATCAGAAAATATGCATGGTTGTGACGCATTTTTTACAGATGCTGCGTAGTATGAAGAGAAAACTACCCCACATcataaacacttaggggtttcttttgccttaagacatgtacaagtttttatcttttacctgacatgtttgatggtgttacttccgtcttcatcagagggtcactgtgatgttgatgagtgacgtgctttaaaaacagctgatgttgttgtggaggtgtgacctccctgccaataatgacaggttggtcacacctcctgctgttagagttgtcctcttaggatggtggtccaggtgtgtgagagcatgtatgccccctcatccctgttcatggtacttgggctacgctttctgatctccatagactccgtAAAAAGCgtagaaagcgtagcccaagtaccatgaacagggatgagggggcatacatgctctcacacacccgcTCGCGTGCCTGTggaatctaatcgaagtagccaactccacacTCAATGCGCGAGTTTCCATCtcgcctgcacttctcacagcattgtcaaaaaaatcAGGGGATTGCCAATTTCTTTTCAGTGATGACGCTGCGTGTTCAAGCTCATTAAGTTGCCTCAAACCTGGGATTTTCGGTGGCTTctagccaattaaaaaacagatttaCTGTCATTGACGTCAATGTATTCGGCAGTCTTTGCATCATTCTGCAATACCCTGCCTCACCACACAATCGCTAGTTGTTTCTGGGTGGCGCTGTTGAGTCGGTTGATGCAGCTTTAGTTGAGCACATTAAACTCACTGAGGATTTAAATTTGGGTATCGCGTTCATCTTTTTTTTGGTAGTCTCTGCCTCAAATGCCTCAATGGCAAGCCGCCATTGATTGACAGTGACAGTAAAGGCGTATTTTACTGTATAAAAATTCAAACAAAGTTCTGTTTGGAAGGAACATTTATCCTGACTTTGGGACAATTCAAATGAAAACTGTCGACTTTCTCTATCCAAAGCAACAGCCGCATCTATTGTGGAGCTCCATATGACCCCATTCACCTGGCCCTGCGCTCATCCGTTGGCGCCccatagagtgcagtaccacccggaaaaagttgcgAGTTTGCTCTTTCGTCATACCCATAAAACCTCTCTGACACTACTGTGGAAGGGCCTTTAGGCCTGGAAGAAAGATCTACAGTTTGATTTGTGTCACACCTCGAAAAAGACACGCGTCAGTGCGTGTGGCACTAATAGAAATTATTATTAGACTCtgctagactgtgtgtgtggcaccAATAAAAATGCCTACTAGACTCtgctagactgtgtgtgtgtgtgtgtgtgtgtgtgtgtgtgtgtgtgtgtgtgtgtgtgtgtgtgtgtgtgtgtgtggcactaatAAAAATGCTTACTAGAAAATACGTTTTTGCTGCAGGGTTTTCTTACATCTTACGTTTTGAAGACCTTTGTATCACTTGTATCTTTTGTCCCATTAAAACCCATTACAAAACGCAGCTATTGAACAACAAATGGCCGCCTGTGAGGTTTTCTTACTAGTTTTTATCATCTGCTCCAAGGCATCCTGCGAGACACATTTGTGGGAAGGACCTTCCTAAGGACCCAGCTCAAGCACAGAGTCCTTCATCAAGCCATCTGCCCAAACAAGGCTTGGATCTTCATCTTCCAGAAGATCCATACAGTCCTGCAAGCCGTCTGCTTTCACATGGGATGGACGCTGTTAAAAATCCAGCTTCAGCTCCAAGCCTGTTGTCGAACCTTCTGCCCAAACATGGGGTGGCTCCACCTAAAGCTCTGTGCAGTCCTGCAAGCCGGCCCCTCACACATGGCATGGGCCCTCCTAAAGCTCCAGCTTCAGCGCCAAGCTCTCTGCCAAAAAGTCCGGCTCCAGTTCCAAGCCATGTGCGCAGGAGGTGCGGCCGCCCGGCTAAAGCAGCAGCAACTACAGCTGCAATATCTCAGGCAAGCAGACGGGGCAGACACCCTGCTAAAGCCTCAGGCCCACCTCCAAACCATGTGCCAAGACGGGGCAAAGGGCGTCCTCCTAAAGTCTTAACCAAATACCCATCCCCAACACCTGCCGAAGCTCCTCCCCAAACGCCTGCTCAAGCCCCTGTCCCAAGACCTTCCCTAGCTGAAACGTCTGCTGAaacctccactccacctcctacACCAGCTCTATGTCCAGCTCCAGGTTCAGCTCCAAGCCGCCAAGCGAGGAGCGTGCGCGAGCGAAGGCGCCCTGCTAAATTCTCAGACGGGGCCACACTTTCACCGATTCTAGGccccaggcagccaggcagtagTAAATGCTCCCGTGTCAGGCCACAGGTCCCAAcacctgtccctgtccctgcctCTGATTCATCGTCAAGCTCTGCTGATCCCACAGCTAAAGCTTCTACTCCTGCTGCTGAAGGGCGGACTGGCCAAAGCGCCGCTGTGAAAGCCTCATGCTCGGCCACAGCCACCGCTCCGACCTCCAGCCCTGCAAAAGTTGTAGACCCAAATCCAAGTCCTGCTGcaaccccagccccagtcccagttTCAACTCCTGGTCCTGCTACAGCCTCAGGGTCTCCTCCAGTCTCAAATCCAAGTCTTTCTGAAACCTCAGACTCTGCTCCAATCCTAAGTTCCACTACAGCTCAAGCTCCATCTACAAGTCGTCCTGTAACCTTC contains:
- the LOC134455525 gene encoding atrophin-1-like isoform X4, producing MPKTCCVRGCNHKAKKYSPIKFHRVPKDHRRRKVWLRALNMDPETTPPEIWNSLVVCSEHFTDEDYNMTGQRLNDTAVPSAQRIRIQWNEYSLNIVPDAGSSSPLSVYSSTGPSSPVPMPTVAASYAESLPSLPLATVKEEGGSAAVCGAVWNSHTHTGSNHTPLTHIHEREHSYAEGRSTPFLRSEKISLQEEVTVQVSCLLQLFDRCLGCSAGSCSVLTRRDGRVFHVTQQCWTCQIIVEWDSHTADSGTANKQQEGRGEGGGERGVVEIKEEWEEIQVQEEEEEQPREEQPGEEQPREEQRGAGRRKQRRREERVEEEQTPLETLDEDEEDEDAVEGEGISGKQRGRKRRRKKMMRRMRMQDINEQDDDDYDEEGEDNDEEYDEEEEKVQWLEKAKKRREEMDQDWAPEDDQMLPESERRSSCSEEYDDDDGVDDEDWERELCSECGKKFRNRPDKPHVCLHKAKPVECHICGKRCLNEQGLSVHIAHCHERGPQCKYCNTTLRHPARHICGKDLPKDPAQAQSPSSSHLPKQGLDLHLPEDPYSPASRLLSHGMDAVKNPASAPSLLSNLLPKHGVAPPKALCSPASRPLTHGMGPPKAPASAPSSLPKSPAPVPSHVRRRCGRPAKAAATTAAISQASRRGRHPAKASGPPPNHVPRRGKGRPPKVLTKYPSPTPAEAPPQTPAQAPVPRPSLAETSAETSTPPPTPALCPAPGSAPSRQARSVRERRRPAKFSDGATLSPILGPRQPGSSKCSRVRPQVPTPVPVPASDSSSSSADPTAKASTPAAEGRTGQSAAVKASCSATATAPTSSPAKVVDPNPSPAATPAPVPVSTPGPATASGSPPVSNPSLSETSDSAPILSSTTAQAPSTSRPVTFSQGPCPSTSPAAASAAVPATAPSISPYPASAAVPSTAPSISPYPASAAVPATAPSTSPYPATAPSTSPYPATAPSTSPYPATAPSISPYPATAASPLATSAVLRTYGRHASTARDTSSPAPAPQHQVPVPTQSPATAPSPSLAPVTATAPSLALARPAPAPNPALQDQVKAITCVPVPVVEKLSADSYFKTTKGRRKCRLCSRQTIYKCRSCNVPLCIIVDRLCFTQWHDQGHNRTQKINLKPILPTPDMDP
- the LOC134455525 gene encoding atrophin-1-like isoform X3, whose protein sequence is MPVCTVKGCDNRSRTYGSLMLHRIPTAVKDRCRKEQWLALLGLDPSTPVESLRKWRVCSEHFVSDDYFETIDRITRLKVRHLKDTAVPSVFPSPRLSESAPCAVPDAGSSSPLSVYSSTGPSSPVPMPTVAASYAESLPSLPLATVKEEGGSAAVCGAVWNSHTHTGSNHTPLTHIHEREHSYAEGRSTPFLRSEKISLQEEVTVQVSCLLQLFDRCLGCSAGSCSVLTRRDGRVFHVTQQCWTCQIIVEWDSHTADSGTANKQQEGRGEGGGERGVVEIKEEWEEIQVQEEEEEQPREEQPGEEQPREEQRGAGRRKQRRREERVEEEQTPLETLDEDEEDEDAVEGEGISGKQRGRKRRRKKMMRRMRMQDINEQDDDDYDEEGEDNDEEYDEEEEKVQWLEKAKKRREEMDQDWAPEDDQMLPESERRSSCSEEYDDDDGVDDEDWERELCSECGKKFRNRPDKPHVCLHKAKPVECHICGKRCLNEQGLSVHIAHCHERGPQCKYCNTTLRHPARHICGKDLPKDPAQAQSPSSSHLPKQGLDLHLPEDPYSPASRLLSHGMDAVKNPASAPSLLSNLLPKHGVAPPKALCSPASRPLTHGMGPPKAPASAPSSLPKSPAPVPSHVRRRCGRPAKAAATTAAISQASRRGRHPAKASGPPPNHVPRRGKGRPPKVLTKYPSPTPAEAPPQTPAQAPVPRPSLAETSAETSTPPPTPALCPAPGSAPSRQARSVRERRRPAKFSDGATLSPILGPRQPGSSKCSRVRPQVPTPVPVPASDSSSSSADPTAKASTPAAEGRTGQSAAVKASCSATATAPTSSPAKVVDPNPSPAATPAPVPVSTPGPATASGSPPVSNPSLSETSDSAPILSSTTAQAPSTSRPVTFSQGPCPSTSPAAASAAVPATAPSISPYPASAAVPSTAPSISPYPASAAVPATAPSTSPYPATAPSTSPYPATAPSTSPYPATAPSISPYPATAASPLATSAVLRTYGRHASTARDTSSPAPAPQHQVPVPTQSPATAPSPSLAPVTATAPSLALARPAPAPNPALQDQVKAITCVPVPVVEKLSADSYFKTTKGRRKCRLCSRQTIYKCRSCNVPLCIIVDRLCFTQWHDQGHNRTQKINLKPILPTPDMDP
- the LOC134455525 gene encoding uncharacterized protein LOC134455525 isoform X5 yields the protein MPTVAASYAESLPSLPLATVKEEGGSAAVCGAVWNSHTHTGSNHTPLTHIHEREHSYAEGRSTPFLRSEKISLQEEVTVQVSCLLQLFDRCLGCSAGSCSVLTRRDGRVFHVTQQCWTCQIIVEWDSHTADSGTANKQQEGRGEGGGERGVVEIKEEWEEIQVQEEEEEQPREEQPGEEQPREEQRGAGRRKQRRREERVEEEQTPLETLDEDEEDEDAVEGEGISGKQRGRKRRRKKMMRRMRMQDINEQDDDDYDEEGEDNDEEYDEEEEKVQWLEKAKKRREEMDQDWAPEDDQMLPESERRSSCSEEYDDDDGVDDEDWERELCSECGKKFRNRPDKPHVCLHKAKPVECHICGKRCLNEQGLSVHIAHCHERGPQCKYCNTTLRHPARHICGKDLPKDPAQAQSPSSSHLPKQGLDLHLPEDPYSPASRLLSHGMDAVKNPASAPSLLSNLLPKHGVAPPKALCSPASRPLTHGMGPPKAPASAPSSLPKSPAPVPSHVRRRCGRPAKAAATTAAISQASRRGRHPAKASGPPPNHVPRRGKGRPPKVLTKYPSPTPAEAPPQTPAQAPVPRPSLAETSAETSTPPPTPALCPAPGSAPSRQARSVRERRRPAKFSDGATLSPILGPRQPGSSKCSRVRPQVPTPVPVPASDSSSSSADPTAKASTPAAEGRTGQSAAVKASCSATATAPTSSPAKVVDPNPSPAATPAPVPVSTPGPATASGSPPVSNPSLSETSDSAPILSSTTAQAPSTSRPVTFSQGPCPSTSPAAASAAVPATAPSISPYPASAAVPSTAPSISPYPASAAVPATAPSTSPYPATAPSTSPYPATAPSTSPYPATAPSISPYPATAASPLATSAVLRTYGRHASTARDTSSPAPAPQHQVPVPTQSPATAPSPSLAPVTATAPSLALARPAPAPNPALQDQVKAITCVPVPVVEKLSADSYFKTTKGRRKCRLCSRQTIYKCRSCNVPLCIIVDRLCFTQWHDQGHNRTQKINLKPILPTPDMDP
- the LOC134455525 gene encoding atrophin-1-like isoform X1, with the translated sequence MPHSCIYPGCGLKHKPYNEESFHELPYRHDDQELLQRWLTVLNIDITTPVETLKEKRYRVCSRHFDKDDFIQPRTVKENRVQRVRVQLKKYAIPRPRVGPPATGTVEVPDAGSSSPLSVYSSTGPSSPVPMPTVAASYAESLPSLPLATVKEEGGSAAVCGAVWNSHTHTGSNHTPLTHIHEREHSYAEGRSTPFLRSEKISLQEEVTVQVSCLLQLFDRCLGCSAGSCSVLTRRDGRVFHVTQQCWTCQIIVEWDSHTADSGTANKQQEGRGEGGGERGVVEIKEEWEEIQVQEEEEEQPREEQPGEEQPREEQRGAGRRKQRRREERVEEEQTPLETLDEDEEDEDAVEGEGISGKQRGRKRRRKKMMRRMRMQDINEQDDDDYDEEGEDNDEEYDEEEEKVQWLEKAKKRREEMDQDWAPEDDQMLPESERRSSCSEEYDDDDGVDDEDWERELCSECGKKFRNRPDKPHVCLHKAKPVECHICGKRCLNEQGLSVHIAHCHERGPQCKYCNTTLRHPARHICGKDLPKDPAQAQSPSSSHLPKQGLDLHLPEDPYSPASRLLSHGMDAVKNPASAPSLLSNLLPKHGVAPPKALCSPASRPLTHGMGPPKAPASAPSSLPKSPAPVPSHVRRRCGRPAKAAATTAAISQASRRGRHPAKASGPPPNHVPRRGKGRPPKVLTKYPSPTPAEAPPQTPAQAPVPRPSLAETSAETSTPPPTPALCPAPGSAPSRQARSVRERRRPAKFSDGATLSPILGPRQPGSSKCSRVRPQVPTPVPVPASDSSSSSADPTAKASTPAAEGRTGQSAAVKASCSATATAPTSSPAKVVDPNPSPAATPAPVPVSTPGPATASGSPPVSNPSLSETSDSAPILSSTTAQAPSTSRPVTFSQGPCPSTSPAAASAAVPATAPSISPYPASAAVPSTAPSISPYPASAAVPATAPSTSPYPATAPSTSPYPATAPSTSPYPATAPSISPYPATAASPLATSAVLRTYGRHASTARDTSSPAPAPQHQVPVPTQSPATAPSPSLAPVTATAPSLALARPAPAPNPALQDQVKAITCVPVPVVEKLSADSYFKTTKGRRKCRLCSRQTIYKCRSCNVPLCIIVDRLCFTQWHDQGHNRTQKINLKPILPTPDMDP
- the LOC134455525 gene encoding atrophin-1-like isoform X2 gives rise to the protein MPHSCIYPGCGLKHKPYNEESFHELPYRHDDQELLQRWLTVLNIDITTPVETLKEKRYRVCSRHFDKDDFIQPRTVKENRVQRVRVQLKKYAIPRPRVGPPATGTVEVPDAGSSSPLSVYSSTGPSSPVPMPTVAASYAESLPSLPLATVKEEGGSAAVCGAVWNSHTHTGSNHTPLTHIHEREHSYAEGRSTPFLRSEKISLQEEVTVQVSCLLQLFDRCLGCSAGSCSVLTRRDGRVFHVTQQCWTCQIIVEWDSHTADSGTANKQQEGRGEGGGERGVVEIKEEWEEIQVQEEEEEQPREEQPGEEQPREEQRGAGRRKQRRREERVEEETPLETLDEDEEDEDAVEGEGISGKQRGRKRRRKKMMRRMRMQDINEQDDDDYDEEGEDNDEEYDEEEEKVQWLEKAKKRREEMDQDWAPEDDQMLPESERRSSCSEEYDDDDGVDDEDWERELCSECGKKFRNRPDKPHVCLHKAKPVECHICGKRCLNEQGLSVHIAHCHERGPQCKYCNTTLRHPARHICGKDLPKDPAQAQSPSSSHLPKQGLDLHLPEDPYSPASRLLSHGMDAVKNPASAPSLLSNLLPKHGVAPPKALCSPASRPLTHGMGPPKAPASAPSSLPKSPAPVPSHVRRRCGRPAKAAATTAAISQASRRGRHPAKASGPPPNHVPRRGKGRPPKVLTKYPSPTPAEAPPQTPAQAPVPRPSLAETSAETSTPPPTPALCPAPGSAPSRQARSVRERRRPAKFSDGATLSPILGPRQPGSSKCSRVRPQVPTPVPVPASDSSSSSADPTAKASTPAAEGRTGQSAAVKASCSATATAPTSSPAKVVDPNPSPAATPAPVPVSTPGPATASGSPPVSNPSLSETSDSAPILSSTTAQAPSTSRPVTFSQGPCPSTSPAAASAAVPATAPSISPYPASAAVPSTAPSISPYPASAAVPATAPSTSPYPATAPSTSPYPATAPSTSPYPATAPSISPYPATAASPLATSAVLRTYGRHASTARDTSSPAPAPQHQVPVPTQSPATAPSPSLAPVTATAPSLALARPAPAPNPALQDQVKAITCVPVPVVEKLSADSYFKTTKGRRKCRLCSRQTIYKCRSCNVPLCIIVDRLCFTQWHDQGHNRTQKINLKPILPTPDMDP